One part of the Mytilus trossulus isolate FHL-02 chromosome 11, PNRI_Mtr1.1.1.hap1, whole genome shotgun sequence genome encodes these proteins:
- the LOC134689678 gene encoding uncharacterized protein LOC134689678, with product MDLSKAFDCLPHDLLLLKLEAYGLSTSSLKLIKNYLSNRKQCVRVGSSLSNWQNIYKGVPQGSILGPILFNIFINDIFHFTTNSSLYNYADDNTLSYANRDIDTVISTLEKDSLALIEWFSSNQMKANPEKFQALAIGKKTMGKNITFDLAEAIDDLLIRGLIIECTNDKPLVVNPLTVSVQNNGKKRLILDLRHVNLHLWKTSVKFEDIRVAMQFIKQDFYCFKFDIHSAYHHLDIYEPHTDYLGFSWTYGESTKYFKFLVLPFGLSSACYIFTKVTRPLIKKWRGEGKQILMYLDDGFGTHSDINSCTDIAAQVKQDLIDSGFVPKVEKFMWSPSKTLIYLGYFIDTDKAILSIPVERLSKLFDTIIQVEQSLGNLGRVYVRTIASVIGQIISMSYVIGNVAYILTKYLSIDVMSACSWKSYIELSAQSKEQLIFWKKNIKCVNFKHFVSDFSCHTIVYSDASGTGYGGYTVENPKNIAHGMWHETDVHRSSTWRELTAVECVLHSLIDFMSDKRIKWFTGNQNVVSIVHKDSMKPDLQDIAYDIFVTCLKYNVSLEVEWIPRAQNEIADYISRIIDTDDWAKLGFGSEYVLI from the exons ATGGATCTATCTAAGGCTTTCGATTGTCTCCCTCACGATCTTCTACTGCTTAAGCTTGAAGCATATGGTCTTTCAACTTCCTCATTAAAACTCATTAAAAATTACTTATCTAACAGGAAACAATGTGTTCGAGTTGGCTCTAGTCTGAGCAATTggcaaaacatatacaaaggaGTACCACAAGGTTCTATTCTAGGTCCTATACTGTTTAACATCTTCATTAATGACATATTTCACTTCACCACAAACAGTTCACTCTACAATTATGCTGATGACAACACATTATCTTATGCAAATAGAGATATAGACACCGTTATCTCCACACTTGAAAAAGACAGTTTGGCTCTAATAGAATGGTTTTCTTCCAATCAAATGAAGGCAAACCCTGAAAAATTTCAAGCTTTGGCAATTGGCAAAAAAACAATGGGCAAAAACATTACATTTGATCTAGcag AAGCTATTGATGATCTTTTGATAAGAGGACTTATTATTGAATGTACTAATGATAAACCATTAGTTGTAAATCCTCTAACTGTTTCTGTTCAAAACAATGGTAAAAAACGTTTAATTTTAGATCTACGTCATGTAAATTTGCATCTGTGGAAGACATCTGTGAAATTTGAAGATATCCGTGTAGCTATGCAATTTATTAAACaagatttttattgttttaagtttGATATACATTCAGCTTATCACCATTTAGACATATACGAGCCGCATACAGATTACCTTGGTTTTTCTTGGACATATGGTGAAAGTACAAAGTATTTTAAATTTCTCGTCCTACCTTTTGGATTGAGTTCTGCCTGTTATATATTTACCAAAGTCACCAGGCCGCTAATTAAAAAATGGAGAGGTGAGGGTAAACAAATTCTTATGTATTTAGATGATGGATTTGGCACCCATTCTGATATTAATTCGTGTACAGATATTGCCGCACAAGTTAAACAAGATCTTATTGATAGTGGGTTTGTACCCAAGGTTGAAAAATTCATGTGGTCTCCCAGTAAAACATTGATATATTTAGGCTATTTTATTGATACAGACAAAGCTATTCTGAGCATTCCAGTTGAGAGACTGTCAAAATTGTTTGATACTATTATACAAGTTGAACAATCTTTAGGTAATTTAGGTAGAGTTTATGTGAGAACTATAGCTTCCGTTATTGGCCAGATTATATCCATGTCGTATGTTATAGGAAATGTGGCTTATATTTTGACTAAATATCTTAGTATTGATGTAATGTCAGCTTGTTCTTGGAAATCTTATATTGAACTTTCAGCTCAAAGTAAAGAGCAGCTTATATTCtggaagaaaaatattaaatgtgttaattttaaacattttgtatccGATTTTTCGTGTCACACTATTGTTTATAGTGATGCTAGTGGCACTGGATATGGTGGATACACAGTAGAAAATCCTAAGAATATTGCTCATGGTATGTGGCATGAAACCGATGTACACCGTAGTTCTACTTGGAGAGAACTTACGGCTGTTGAATGTGTATTGCATTCTTTGATAGATTTTATGAGTGATAAACGCATTAAATGGTTTACGGGTAACCAAAACGTTGTTTCAATTGTTCATAAAGACAGTATGAAGCCTGATTTGCAAGATATTGCATATGACATTTTTGTGACTTGTTTAAAGTACAACGTGTCCTTAGAGGTTGAATGGATACCCAGGGCTCAGAATGAAATTGCAGACTATATTAGTCGTATCATAGACACTGATGACTGGG CCAAACTAGGATTTGGTTctgaatatgttttaatatga